In Sphingomonas sp. M1-B02, the sequence GCGCGCGACGGCGGCCTATCGCTTCTGATCGCTAGGCGATTGCGCATGAGAAGGGCCGGCGGAGCGATCCGCCGGCCCTTTTCGTATCCACCCAGCGGAGGCGCTTCAGGCGTCGGCGAGATCCAGCCTGCGCTTTATCAGGCCAACATCGCCGCGGATGTGATCGAGTTCGACATTGATGCGAGCAATATCCACCGACATCGTCGCAACGTGCTGCTCCAGCGAGCCAAGCCGCATCTTTACCGACGCCTGATCGCGCCGGAAGTCCGGAAACTCGGCGTGAAGGCGCTTCAGAAGCTGAAAAGTGAGTTCCGAAGTGTCGCTCATCCGCGCAAATTACTGCGCAACGCCTGGTGAGTCCATTAACGAACCCGCGGGCCGCCGAAGGGCAAGGGCGGCGGCGGACGGCGATCGCGGCGGGGGAGCTGGGCCTGATAGGCGTGGCCGCAATGCGCGACGCAATACGGGAAGCCCGGGTTCACCTTGTCGCCGCAAAAGTGGAAGTCCGGCTCGCCCGGATGGCCGAGCGGCCATTTGCAGATGCGGTCGTTGAGATCGAGCAGCCCGGTCTTGCCCGCGATCGCCTCGCTCGGCTTGGCGGGGACCAGGCGGCGGGGCGGGGCGGGAGTGATCGGGGCGGACTGCTCGCCGGGATTCTGGCGCAGGAAGCCGCCGGGGCCGACCGAGCGCATCACCGGCGCCTTGGGCTCGCTGGGCTCCTTGGGCTCGGAGGCGACGGCCTCGAAATCATCCTCGGGCTCGTCGTCGATCGGGGCGGCTGCCACCGGCGCGGGCTTGGGTGCAGGCGGCGGGGCGACGGGCGCAGCGGCCTTGGGCTCGGCGGGAGCAGCAGCCGGGGCGGCCGCCGCCGCGGCCTTGGCTTCGTTCGGTTTCACCGGCGAAGGGCGCGCGGGGAGCCCCAGGCGATGCGCCTTGCCGATCACGGCATTGCGCGAGACGCCGCCGAGTTGCTCGGCAATCTGAGTCGCGGTCATGCCGCTGTCCCACATCTTCTTCAGCGTATCGATACGCTCGTCGGTCCAGCTCATATTCTTCCTTCGCCTTGCAGGCAGCCTATGCAGCGGTTACGCGAACGCGCGATGAGCAGCCACCCTGAAATCGGTCACAACCTTCCCGAACCCGGCGTAGCGGTGATTCGCAACGTCAATTGGGGAGGGCTTCGTACGCTCTATATCAAGGAGGTGCGGCGTTTCTTCAAGGTCCAGCTCCAGACGATCTGGGCGCCGGCGGTGACGACCCTGCTGTTCCTGGTGATCTTCACCGTCGCGCTGGGCGGCGGCGGGCGCACGGTCGAGCTGCAGGGCAACCAGATCCACTTCGCCAATTTCATCGCGCCCGGGCTGATCGTGATGGGGATGCTGCAGAATGCCTTCGCCAATTCGAGCTTCTCGCTGCTGGTGGGCAAGATCCAGGGGACGATCGTCGACTATCTGATGCCGCCGCTGTCGACCGGCGAGCTGCTGGCGGGACTGGTCGGCGGATCGGTGACGCGCGCCTTCTGCGTGGGCGCGGCGGTGTGGCTGGCGATGGCCTTCTGGCCGGGCGTCGACGTGGTGCCACGGCATCTGTGGGCGGTATTGTGGTTCGGGCTGCTCGGATCGGTGTTTCTCTCGATGCTCGGCGTGCTGACTTCGATCTGGGCGGAGAAGTTCGATCATGCCGCGGCGGTGAGCAATTTCGTGGTGGCGCCGCTGTCGCTGCTGTCGGGCACCTTCTACTCGGTCGACAAGCTTTCGCCGCTGTTCCAGACGATCAGCCACCTCAACCCCTTCTTCTACATCATCTCGGGGTTCCGTTACGGTTTCCTGGGGGTGGCGGATTCGCCGATCCTGCTGGGCAGTGCGCTTATCCTGGCGATCGACGTGGCGCTGGGGCTGCTTTGCTACGCCCTGCTGCGCAAGGGCTGGAAGACCAAGAGCTAGCGGGCATAGCCTGCTGCCCAATGGAATATTGACGCCACACCCGCCTCGCCGGTAAACACCCGCTCCGGGCGGTCCGGTTGGCCGCCCTTTTGCGTTTCTGGAGCTTCGAGCCAGCATTACTGAAGGAGTACCGTTCCCATGCCGATTACCCCGCTCATGCCCGTCTACCCGCGGTGCGATGTGCGTCCGGTGCGAGGCGAGGGCGTGTACCTCTATGGCGAGCGCGGCGAGCAGTATCTCGATTTCGCGGCCGGCATCGCGGTCAATGCGCTGGGGCATGGCCACCCGCATCTGGTAAAGGCGATCGCCGACCAGGCGGCGACGCTGATGCATGTCTCCAATCTCTACGGCAGCCCGCAGGGCGAAAAGCTGGCGCAGCGGATCGTCGATATCAGCTTTGCCGATACGGTGTTCTTCACCAATAGCGGCGTCGAGGCGATCGAATGCGCGATCAAGACCGCGCGGCGCTACCATTATGTCAACGGCAACCCGCAGCGGCACAAATTGATCACCTTCAAGAACGCCTTCCACGGGCGTTCGATCGGGGCGATCTCGGCGACCGACCAGGCCAAGATGCGCGACGGCTTCGAGCCCTTGCTGCCGGGATTCGACTATGTGCGGTTCAACGATCTGGAGGGCGCGCTCGCCGCGATCGACGACGAGACTGCGGGCTTCCTGGTCGAGACGGTGCAGGGCGAGGGCGGGATGACCGCGGGCACGCCGGAATTCATCCAGGGGCTCCGCAAGGCATGCGACGAGCATGGCCTGCTGCTGATCCTCGACGAGATCCAGTGCGGCTATGGCCGCACCGGCAAGATGTGGGCCTATGAGCATTATGGCATCGAGCCCGACATCATGACCGTCGCCAAGGGCATCGGCGCGGGCTTCCCGCTGGGCGCCTGCCTTGCGACCGAGGAAGCCGCCAAGGGGATGGTGATCGGCACCCACGGTTCGACCTATGGCGGCAATCCGCTGGCGATGGCGGCGGGGCAGGCGGTGCTCGACGTGATGCTGGAGGAAGGCTTCCTCGAGCATGTCGTGGCGATGGGGGATCGGCTGCGCCAGGCGTTCGAGCAGATGATCCCGAACCACGATCATCTCTTCGAGGAGATTCGCGGCAAGGGGCTGATGCTCGGGATCAAGATGAAGGAGCCGGCGGTGGCGCGCGATTTCGTGGCGCATCTGCGGGATAACCATGGGTTGCTGACGGTGGCGGCGGGGGAGAATGTGTTCCGGGTGTTGCCGCCGCTTGTGATTGATGAGGGGCATGTGGCGGAGTGTGTCGAACGGCTTAGCGCGGGCGCGCGGTCGTTCGGGATTCCGAGCGATGATTGATTTTATCCTCCCCGGAACGGGGAGGGGGACCATGCGTAGCATGGTGGAGGGGGCTCTCCGCGAGCTGGTGGTTTGGGGCGCCCCCCCTCCACCATTCGCTACGCGAACGGTCCCCCTCCCCGTGCCGGGGAGGATCTAAGATGCGCCATTTCCTCGATCTCTCGGACGCCGGCGGTGACGGCGTCGCGGCGATGCTGGCCGATGCGCTGGAGCGCAAGGCGGCGCGGATAGGCTGGCCCAAGGGCAAGGCCGACGCCGACGCCCCGCTCGCGGGCCATGTGCTGGCGATGATCTTCGAGAAGAACAGCACCCGCACCCGCGTGTCGTTCGACATGGCGATCCGCCAGCTCGGCGGCACCTCGATCGTGATGGATTCGGGATCAATGCAGCTCGGCCGGGGCGAGAGCATCGCCGATACCGCGCGGATCCTCAGCGGCTATTGCGACGCGATCATGATCCGCACCGACGATCATTCCAAGGTCGTCGAGATGGCGGACTATGCCTCGGTCCCCGTCATCAACGGGCTGACCGACGCCTCGCACCCCTGCCAGATCATGGCCGACCTGTTGACGATCATCGAGAGCGGGCGGCCGCTGCCGGGGCTCAAGGTGGCCTGGCTGGGCGACGGCAACAATGTCCTCGCCTCGATCATCGAGGCGGCGGGGCTGATGCATTTCGAGGTGGTGGCGGCGAGCCCGCAGGGTTTCCAGCCGAGCGACGAGGATGTCGCTCGCGGCAAGGGGCGCGCGCGGGTGGTCGGCACGGCGCGCGAGGCCGTCGAAGGCGCGGACGTGATCGTCACCGATACCTGGATCTCGATGGGGCAGGCACATGCGGAGACCAAGCTGGCGGCGATGATGCCGTTCCAGGTCGATGCGGCGCTGATGGCCGCGGCCAAGCCCGGCGCGGCGTTCCTCCATTGCCTGCCGGCGCATCGCGGCGAGGAAGTGACTCCCGAGGTGATCGACGGGCCGCAGTCGCTGATCTGGCAGGAGGCCGAGAACCGGCTGCATGCGCAGAAGTCGGTGCTGCGCTGGTGCTTCGGGCAGATCGGCTGAGTTGAAGGCGGGGTTCGAATACCTACCTTATCGTCATCCACGCGAACGCGGGGACCCATCTCCTGCCCTATCGACCAAGACATCCGCCGCATTTGCGGCGTTCCTGGGAGATGGGTCCCCGCTTTCGCGGGGCTGACGAAAGTATGATCATGCCGACCCTCACGCCCCCCACCACCGATCTCGATCGCGTCGCCGGCTTCACGATCCCCGCGCGCAACGCCCGTGGGCGGATCACCCGGCTGGGGCCGGTGCTCGAGCAGATCCTGTCCGCCCACGCTTATCCGCCGGTGATCGAGCGGCTGCTGGCCGAGGCGCTGACGCTGACGGCGCTGTTGGGCGCGACGCTCAAGGATGCCGAGGGGCAGATGACGCTGCAGGCGCAGAACCAGGGCGGGATCGTCAGCCTGATGGTGTGCGATTATCGCGGCGGCGAGCTGCGCGGCTATGTCCAGTTCGATGCCGATCGGCTGGCGACGCTGGGCGACAATCCGTCGCTCTATGCACTGTTCAACAAGGGCTATCTGGCCGTGACCTTCGACCAGGTGACGACGAAGGAGCGCTATCAGGGAATCGTGCCGCTCGACGGGGAATCGCTGGCGGAAGCGGCCGAAAGCTATTTCCTCCAGTCCGAGCAGATACCGAGCCTGGTGCGGCTGGGCGTGCGGCGGACGCGCGAGGGCCAGTTGATCGCCGGCGGCATCTTCCTCCAGCATCTGCCCGACGGGGAGAATGGCCGCGAGCGGCTGCATGCGCGGCTCGATCATCCCGAATGGCAGCATGTCGAGGCGCTGGCATCGACGATGGGCGCCGACGAACTCGCCGATCCGGCCATCCCGCTGGAGAATCTGGTCTGGCGCCTGTTCAACGAGGAGCCCGAAGTGCGGCTGCTGGGCGGCACCGATCTGGTGCGCGGTTGCCGCTGCGGCGCCGACTATATCACCCAGGTCCTTTCGAAGTTCCCCGAAGAGGAACGCGCCGAAATGGCGGACGAGAATGGCGTGATCAGCGTCGACTGCGCCTTTTGCTCGAAGCAATTCCCGGTGGCGCTCGCGGATTTTGTTTCACAGCCGTTGTAATTGGATATCGTCCGTCCATATCGCGTATTCAGGGGCGCATGATTCGGCTTTAGGGCGCGGGGACTGCTTCCGCGCGGGGAGTTGTTGATGGTGCTTTCGCCTTTGATTCGGCCGGCCCTTGCCGGATTGCTGATCCTTGTCGCCGCGGGAGGCGCCACCGCCCAGCGCACCCCCGCACTCACCGCCTTGAACGGAATCGAGCGCGGCCAGTGGCAGTTCCGGGGCGCCGACGGCGCGGTGCGCAACATGTGCCTGCGCAATCCCGCGGTTCTTCTCCAGATCATGCACGCCAATGCGCCATGCCAGCAGTTCGTGATGGAAAATAGCGCCGCTGCGGCGACCGTCCGCTACACTTGCCCGAGCCATGGCCATGGCCGCACGACGATCGCAGTAGAGACGCCGCGGGTGGTGACGGTCGACACCCAGGGCGTGGCCGACGGTTCGCCCTTCGCCGAGCGGCTGGAGGGGCGGCGCACCGGAGCGTGCGGCTAGCGATCAGGACCCACGCTTGAGAGTGCGGAAGGTCACCGACCAGCGCGGCACCTCCATCGGCGCGATGCTATGCTCCCATTCGTGTCGCGCCGGACCCTGCAGATGGTAGACGGAGCGTGGCGCCAGCGGGGCTGCGAATCGCTCGAACCCGCGCGGCGTGCGCCTCCGAAAGCGCATCGTGGTCTGGTTGCCGAGCGACACCCCTACGACATGGTCGAATACCGGCCGATCCCTGTGCCAGCCAATACCGGCGCCGGGATCGTATCGGATCAGCAGCGCATGGACGAGTTCATCGGCCGGCAGACCGGCGAAGGCGGCGGCCTTGTCCCGCAGCGGCAGCAGCCACAGCGGCAGCGGATCGCCCTGGGTGAAGCTGCGATCGTCGAAATCGTAGCGCCAGCCGAAGCTTGCGGTAACCCGCTTGCCTTCCCAGCCCTGGAAACGAAACGGTGACAGTTCGACGGCGTCGATCGCCGCGATCAAGGCCGATTCTTCCGGACCCGAAACGATGTTCGCACGATATCCGAGCCCGGGCAGTGCCGGCGCGCCGAAAAGGTCCATCGTCACGATTAGTTATCCCGCAGCAGGCAACTTAACAAATGTCTCATAAAATCCGTACGCTAGCGGTTGCAACCATTGCAATCCGGGCATAGTCGTCCGCTCGTGAAAGACCAATTGATTGCTGAGATCGACCGCGCGTCGCTGTTCCTCAAGGCACTGTCGGGTCGCAGCCGACTGTTGCTATTATGCCATTTGCTCGATGGGGAGAAACCCGTCGGCGAGCTCGCCCGGCTAACCGGCGCGCGCGACACCGCCGTGTCGCAACAGCTCGCTCTGCTCCGCCGGGAAGGTATGGTCGCGCCGCGTCGCGCCGGACAGATGATCTATTATTCGCTTGCCAGCGCCGAGGCGCGCGCGATGATCGAGGCGCTTCACGGCCTTTTCGCCGCACCGGACGCCGAAGCGGACCGAGCCGCGGCGTAAAGCCGCTCGACGTCGTCGCGCCGGGCCAGTTCGGATCCCGGTGTGATCAACGCCGCCGCGCCCGCGGCGATGCCGTAGCGCAGCGTGTCCTCCAACGTCTTGCCGTGGGCGAGCGCCAGCGTCATCGCGCCGACCATCGAATCGCCCGCGCCGACGGCGCTGCCCACCGGCACGTCGATCGCCGCCATCCGCAGCTCTGTATCCTCGCTCACCAGCAACGCTCCGCGCTCGGCGAGCGAGATCACCACCACTTCGGCAAATCCGCGCGCCAGCAACTCGCGTCCCGCCGCGCATTCGTCGGCCTCGGTCGTAAGGGCGCGGCCGACCAGATCCTCGACCTCGCGCAGGCTCGGCTTGATCAGATAGGCGCCGCTGCCCTCGCACGCCGCAAGCGCTGCGCCCGATGTGTCGATCACCAGCCGCGCCCCGATCCGGCGGGTGAGATCGCTCAGCGCGTGGAAGATGGCCGGATCGCAAGTTGGGGGCAGGCTCCCGCTGGCCACCATATAGGCGGGCGGTCCCGCCAGCCCCGTCAGCGCGTCCATCAGCCGCGCCAGCTCCTCTGCGTCGAGCCTCGGCCCCGGCATCACGAAGCGATGCTGCACGCCGCTGCCCCCTTCGTCGACGGTGAAGCTCTCACGCGTGATCCCGGCTATCGGCACCGGCACGATCGGGACGCCCGCCGCGCGCAACAGGCTGTCGAGCATCGCCCCGGTCGGCCCGCCGCTCGGATAGACGGCGGTCACCGCTCCGCCCAGCGCATGCACCACCCGCGCGACGTTGATCCCGCCGCCGCCGGGCTCGTAGCGCGGCGCGCTGCAGCGCAGTTTGTGAGTCGGTCGGACCTCCGCCGTCTCGGTCGATACGTCCAGTGCGGGGTTGAGCGTCAGCGTCGCGATCAGCGGCACGCTCAGCGCGCCCGTTCGAGCGCGGCCCGCGCGGCGGGCACGATCAGCTCGATCGGCCGGTTGACTCGCATCCGGTGCCAGCCGCCGACTGCGCCCACCGATCGCCGCGACTGCTCGCGCACCACTTCGGCGGTCGCGTCGCTGGCGTCGTTGGTCCGTGCTTCCACCCGCGCCAGCCGGTCGCGCTCGGGCGCCTCGAGCCAGATGCCGGTGAAGGGCACCCGCCGCCGCGCCGCGATCGCCTCCGCCACCTCGCGCTCGCTGCGGCTCATGAACACCGCGTCGAGGATCACCGAGCTTCCGCAGGCGAGATGATCGTCGGCCGATTCGAACATCGCCTCATAGGTCTCTTCGTCGCTGTGCCGCGTATAATGCGCGGGCGGCAGCCGCATTTCGGGGGCGAGCCCCGCGAGCCGCTTGCGAAACACGTCCGAGCGGACGATCCGCGCGCCGCGGGGGCGCCCGACGCGGCTGGCCAGCAGGCGCGACAGCGTCGACTTGCCCGTGCCCGAAAGGCCGCCAATCGCCACCAGCCGCGGCGGCGATGGGTCGAGCAGCGTATCGGCCAGCGCGGGGTCGCCGGCAGCGGCGACCTGCAGCGAGACGAACAGCGGCAGCACGCCCCAGCCGGTCGCCCCCTGCGGAG encodes:
- a CDS encoding GcrA family cell cycle regulator: MSWTDERIDTLKKMWDSGMTATQIAEQLGGVSRNAVIGKAHRLGLPARPSPVKPNEAKAAAAAAPAAAPAEPKAAAPVAPPPAPKPAPVAAAPIDDEPEDDFEAVASEPKEPSEPKAPVMRSVGPGGFLRQNPGEQSAPITPAPPRRLVPAKPSEAIAGKTGLLDLNDRICKWPLGHPGEPDFHFCGDKVNPGFPYCVAHCGHAYQAQLPRRDRRPPPPLPFGGPRVR
- a CDS encoding ABC transporter permease gives rise to the protein MSSHPEIGHNLPEPGVAVIRNVNWGGLRTLYIKEVRRFFKVQLQTIWAPAVTTLLFLVIFTVALGGGGRTVELQGNQIHFANFIAPGLIVMGMLQNAFANSSFSLLVGKIQGTIVDYLMPPLSTGELLAGLVGGSVTRAFCVGAAVWLAMAFWPGVDVVPRHLWAVLWFGLLGSVFLSMLGVLTSIWAEKFDHAAAVSNFVVAPLSLLSGTFYSVDKLSPLFQTISHLNPFFYIISGFRYGFLGVADSPILLGSALILAIDVALGLLCYALLRKGWKTKS
- a CDS encoding aspartate aminotransferase family protein gives rise to the protein MPITPLMPVYPRCDVRPVRGEGVYLYGERGEQYLDFAAGIAVNALGHGHPHLVKAIADQAATLMHVSNLYGSPQGEKLAQRIVDISFADTVFFTNSGVEAIECAIKTARRYHYVNGNPQRHKLITFKNAFHGRSIGAISATDQAKMRDGFEPLLPGFDYVRFNDLEGALAAIDDETAGFLVETVQGEGGMTAGTPEFIQGLRKACDEHGLLLILDEIQCGYGRTGKMWAYEHYGIEPDIMTVAKGIGAGFPLGACLATEEAAKGMVIGTHGSTYGGNPLAMAAGQAVLDVMLEEGFLEHVVAMGDRLRQAFEQMIPNHDHLFEEIRGKGLMLGIKMKEPAVARDFVAHLRDNHGLLTVAAGENVFRVLPPLVIDEGHVAECVERLSAGARSFGIPSDD
- the argF gene encoding ornithine carbamoyltransferase, with amino-acid sequence MRHFLDLSDAGGDGVAAMLADALERKAARIGWPKGKADADAPLAGHVLAMIFEKNSTRTRVSFDMAIRQLGGTSIVMDSGSMQLGRGESIADTARILSGYCDAIMIRTDDHSKVVEMADYASVPVINGLTDASHPCQIMADLLTIIESGRPLPGLKVAWLGDGNNVLASIIEAAGLMHFEVVAASPQGFQPSDEDVARGKGRARVVGTAREAVEGADVIVTDTWISMGQAHAETKLAAMMPFQVDAALMAAAKPGAAFLHCLPAHRGEEVTPEVIDGPQSLIWQEAENRLHAQKSVLRWCFGQIG
- the hslO gene encoding Hsp33 family molecular chaperone HslO; this translates as MPTLTPPTTDLDRVAGFTIPARNARGRITRLGPVLEQILSAHAYPPVIERLLAEALTLTALLGATLKDAEGQMTLQAQNQGGIVSLMVCDYRGGELRGYVQFDADRLATLGDNPSLYALFNKGYLAVTFDQVTTKERYQGIVPLDGESLAEAAESYFLQSEQIPSLVRLGVRRTREGQLIAGGIFLQHLPDGENGRERLHARLDHPEWQHVEALASTMGADELADPAIPLENLVWRLFNEEPEVRLLGGTDLVRGCRCGADYITQVLSKFPEEERAEMADENGVISVDCAFCSKQFPVALADFVSQPL
- a CDS encoding DUF3617 domain-containing protein; amino-acid sequence: MVLSPLIRPALAGLLILVAAGGATAQRTPALTALNGIERGQWQFRGADGAVRNMCLRNPAVLLQIMHANAPCQQFVMENSAAAATVRYTCPSHGHGRTTIAVETPRVVTVDTQGVADGSPFAERLEGRRTGACG
- a CDS encoding alpha-ketoglutarate-dependent dioxygenase AlkB → MDLFGAPALPGLGYRANIVSGPEESALIAAIDAVELSPFRFQGWEGKRVTASFGWRYDFDDRSFTQGDPLPLWLLPLRDKAAAFAGLPADELVHALLIRYDPGAGIGWHRDRPVFDHVVGVSLGNQTTMRFRRRTPRGFERFAAPLAPRSVYHLQGPARHEWEHSIAPMEVPRWSVTFRTLKRGS
- a CDS encoding helix-turn-helix domain-containing protein, coding for MKDQLIAEIDRASLFLKALSGRSRLLLLCHLLDGEKPVGELARLTGARDTAVSQQLALLRREGMVAPRRAGQMIYYSLASAEARAMIEALHGLFAAPDAEADRAAA
- a CDS encoding 1-phosphofructokinase family hexose kinase, whose amino-acid sequence is MPLIATLTLNPALDVSTETAEVRPTHKLRCSAPRYEPGGGGINVARVVHALGGAVTAVYPSGGPTGAMLDSLLRAAGVPIVPVPIAGITRESFTVDEGGSGVQHRFVMPGPRLDAEELARLMDALTGLAGPPAYMVASGSLPPTCDPAIFHALSDLTRRIGARLVIDTSGAALAACEGSGAYLIKPSLREVEDLVGRALTTEADECAAGRELLARGFAEVVVISLAERGALLVSEDTELRMAAIDVPVGSAVGAGDSMVGAMTLALAHGKTLEDTLRYGIAAGAAALITPGSELARRDDVERLYAAARSASASGAAKRP
- a CDS encoding AAA family ATPase; translated protein: MTAAAATASLGPLLGQGGLDASALYGLSDRLGALHAAAPRGDAASFWARLQALAGSRAQRQELERQREHLKRRAQAGRVRRIGEDGASEDVLFDLARPLTRLIRDRELVEASIVSNRYADVTPQGATGWGVLPLFVSLQVAAAGDPALADTLLDPSPPRLVAIGGLSGTGKSTLSRLLASRVGRPRGARIVRSDVFRKRLAGLAPEMRLPPAHYTRHSDEETYEAMFESADDHLACGSSVILDAVFMSRSEREVAEAIAARRRVPFTGIWLEAPERDRLARVEARTNDASDATAEVVREQSRRSVGAVGGWHRMRVNRPIELIVPAARAALERAR